ttaggaacaaacaggagaggtgccataattggatctcgctccattttaaaatttacttcgggccggcgctggcctcaatagctcaatgttAAGCGGTCGGagtcatcactgaggggtggtggttcgatcctcgtccCGTTTGTTTATTgtcttacccactcctagcacagtctttcccgactagttggagggtatTGAGAATAttcgtcatattataaaaaaatatggcaaatattctttaaaataaaaatcattaccGCCATAATAGTCATCAGAATCCCctcaaaatatgttttagaaTCATTTATTAGGCATCTTTAGAATCATCGTCATAATCACTATCACCTTTAGAATCACTTATTAGGTATCtttagaatcatcatcatcatcatcataatcgcTATCACCTTTAGAATCACTTATTAGGTatctttaaaatcatcatcataatcactATCACCTTTAAAatcaccatcataatcatttttaatctttacaagttagcccttgactacaatctcacctgatggtaagtgatgatgcaatctaagatggaagcgaggtatcttgttaggaggaggatgaaaatccacacccctgtcggtttacggtacgtctttgttggaaGGGtagtagctagccacggccgaagcctcccaataGCTAAacctcgaccaattaagaaaacctcaatcggcgcaGCCGAGGACCGAACCCAGTcatgtaaatctaccgcgcataccactgcgccacggaggctgtcaaaagtCAAAGAATCACTTATTAGTTATGTTATGTGGCATCCTTAGAATCGTCATCATAATCACAATTACCTTTAGAatcaccatcataatcattttTAGAATTCGTCgtcgtcattatcatcaataacaacattttaataGTAACTAGcatacgccgcgcggtttcacccgcgtggttcccgttctcgtagaaatatggggataaaatatacctacctatagcactcggggatagtgtaactttctaacagtgaaagaattttaaatcggatcagtatAGTTTCAGAGCtcagtgcaaacaaacaatcaatcttTTCTCTacaaaatattagtatacagaATATTTTGtgagtatattattgtataaacatGAATTTTAATACCAATATAGGTAGTTTGTAATCATTAAGAAATGAAATTCTGTAAAATTTGCCCGCCAGTAAAGACAAAACATTGTCTCTCAAATTTTTGACACCTTGTAGGTACACacgtttattttcaaataaataatttaaatttgaatcatcattatcatcatatttagGATTAcgttatattgtaataaattaagttaataattaaccCTTTCACGGTCATTAAAAATTCTAATGACATTAACCGGAACAGACGTAACGTGCTCGTGGCACGGGGTGTAACCCAACTTCCGGTCCAATTCAACTctcttaattttactgtaaatttcgtaaaataaagaaaatcttagTATTTCACAGCCCGATCTTGtactcgaatccaggacttcgTGAACCGAATCCACAAGCACTGGACTAATAAAGCAGCAATATATAAATCAATTAGTTcactgttaattttaaaaaacaattcagCTTGTCCTAAAATTCTTTTCTTGTACGGTTAATTTGTTacgttattattacataaaagaTTTGGTACAATTAGTGCAACAAAGTAttccgtttatttttttattaattttttcatctAACTTTTTATCAGCATACGAGTATATAGTATCCTAATACAAAGGTTAGatactagtatttttttttgttacttagatatttttttgttttattacaattaatttattggtatttaaaattaaatgattatcAACTAAATAGATTAACCACTTCCCTCATATAATAAAATGCAGGTCACACCAATTCCTTTATTACCCTTGAATTATCCTTCGACAAAACCACACAAAGTCTACCAAAGATCCTGTATCACATAATAGTTGTATACTTACAATGTTTAAGTATCCAAAAGTCAATATACCCCTTCTCAGGGGCATGCAAAAGCAGCATCTTCCAAAAACGGGTATCTCACAAAACATGTTtccgaaaaacaaaaacaccaCGAAACAAAACTATATGTAATCAGTCACACGACGCGTGCTCTTGCGTTGAGAGTAAGATGTCCTGTGGTCTGTGCTCCTCTGTtgtctgtatatatataaaaccgAGTAAACTGCGTCTGTTAATGTATTGAATTTCACAGAATACAATAACAGCTCGGGAAACacgttgtttttaaaataatttgttctcaATAAGTTTATTTGCACTTTGGACTTAAAATGTTTTTGTCCAAATTATAATAATCCAGCGGACGCTCCGTTCCAActgcttagttcccgttcccgtgggattacgggaataaaatatagcttacattttgtagctttctaatggtgaaagacaGAAATAGTTATTTTGCAATCGTAAAAAAATACCGAAGATATCGTTTATATCGCAGCAAAAACtataggtaggggtagggttgggatagggtagggttagggttgggtagggaATGAACCAAAACGAAGCTTGCACAGATCCGCTAGTCTactataaaactaaatttctcgAACGAAGCTACATGCGTTTACTAGTCTATTTCAATTCAATAGTgtactttttttgttattctcgTCGATAGTGGTTAAATAGAATATCGAATCTACAAATGGTTCCTAACGATTATTGAAAAGAAACTGTAGAATAAGTCCAGTCACGAAAAAAGAGCGTTTTGAAATTGTATGCTAATCACGACTGCCACGGACTGCGATGGTAAGAGGTGTTCAGCCATTAAAACGTGAAAACAATTCGTGTTTAAAAACAATGACTTTTATAGGTGCTCGCTTTAGGTTTAACCACCTTctggcaatgataattttatactatagattggttacgttcctacaaaatcaccgcaaaaagtgatccgaataataggctacaacacattcacaattttgtctttaattccattagatatttagtatatatagttttatatttcctgaacacacacCACGACAtaatagacgatatttaggtattatttatttaaataacgttcgtcaTTGACCACaatgtataaattttatattttgagcgcctcatttttcatgcgctagtaacacattgCCTTCTGGTATATGTCGGATAGCTTATTcgaaaaatttatatttgttacttgaaataaagtaagaaagttACAAAGTTTAGACTAAATTTAACTTAAGGTAAATCCAGCCGTTAATCTTTTATCACAGTATAGCAATTCATAATGTATCAGTGGTCTTTTTAACTGACACCACTTATACAGTCTGTGGTAAAAATGACCATTTATTAAGTGACGTTTATCATACCGTACTTGGGTGGATAATGGTTGGATAGATTGAATGAGTCACTTCCCTTCCAAACTGTACCAAAACCTCTATATGCCAGACTTGGTATGTTACTCATTGGCAGatctgtatgtctgtatgtctgtttttAGACTCTCTAATACTATTGACTATTATGACTTAtgtatttaacaatattttaattaatctttaataaagtttaaaagtaTAGTAGCCCGAGTACCTACGTAAAAAGGGGGTCTAAAATGGactaaacaatattatatttcagaTGGAAATCTAGAAATGCGAAGGTACAAAAATGGTCAAGGTAGAACCGTGATGCTCCCACTATATAGTTATTTACCTAGCatgtaccagcggcgaagagtttaCGCAAGCCGATTCTCACCAAGTAACCTTTataaatccatgcatattcattgttgtactgcatctaaatgtatgagaaaccggagtttgtatcactaTATATGAATTTCGTTTCCTTTGGGAcagcttaccttcatctaaattccattcttcgccatGTACCTACGTTTAGGGGctcgaccacggctctaccgtgTCCATTTTTATACCAATGCATTTCTAgatttctatctgaaatattttcttgtttagtttagatctccttttttACGTAGGATTCATCAttctttaaaatcggtttagttgttTAGGCGGTATGGTGAAACATGTgcgcatacatacatacactgccaaaatcattatcCTTCCTTTTTGCTTCGCCGTAGTTGGGTAAAAAGTATAACTGTTGATAGCTCCACAGATAAAAGGTCAGACTCAATGCCGACAGGTCATAGGTTCGATTATTATTGTCGTATCCAGTCTTTCACACTCACACTCCAAACGCTCTTTGTTTATATCtatttaatgtaggtacataatataatattatattttttattactagccaacgtcccgtggtttcacccgcgtagttccaattctcgtgagaatacggggataaaatataaaatatgacactcacaaataacgtggcttttagtggtaaaagaattatcaaaatcggatcagtagatccagagattactcccttcaataccacaaattttacttttttataatattagtacctatagatggtATTTCACTGCACagcgcaactactgaaccgatttgcgTAAAAACACTATTTTGTAAAACGAAAATTCACGCAAACGGAGTTGAGGGCATCAgatagtaaacaataaaataaaaacccgtGCCAAGAATCTAAAAGTTTTGTTTTCACAATCAATAACAACATGTTTTCGcattaaattagtaattatcTACATTCTACTCCGTACAGCTCGTTATCattgcaataatattatttgttgacGTCGGTTTTTTCGCCGCCCACGATAATGATAAGCCGTATCATTACGCCCCGGTACATCGCAAACGACTTCCGAGAGGCGGCAGACAGACAGAACCGTAGACAGCGAAGCATATAGACTAATAGACAGCATTCATAGCATTCCCTCAAATAAGAGAACAACTTAAGCAGCGTCGTGACTATTGGGTCGTAGAACTGGCAAAATGCCACAGGCTTTTCTATCACGAGCACTAAGCCCTAGAGGTGTTAAACTCGGATTGTATGTTGATATATGTATAAAGTGTCCCATATTTAATGAATGAAACGCAATTCACCACAAAATTATCTAAAACCAATTTGATTAGTGTTAAATCCTGATATTTATAATCTAACATTATAAAACTCACATTACAAATTTCCTTGCACCGAACTAATGAATTTTACACCAAGTCCCAAGGTTGTATAATTAACTCACTGAACATTTATgtgttgaattttttaaaaggtaataaggcgatttgataataattggtgTGGTCTGGAATATTTTCAGATAtaaagattacaatatttttgaaaaattggttcagtgtaGTGTCCTAGGACATCTAAATCGTATAAATTTTGACTTACAAGGATACAATCAGTTATCTAATAACTTCTCTGTCTTCGGACAATATCGACTAGCTCAAACAAATACCAATTACTTGATAATTTATTCGATCATAGGTCAAACACATCTATTAAATTGTGCACTATGTaaacaaagtataaaattatacataaataaattagccATGTCCATTGTTTTCACTCCTTCCTCCTTGTTTCCCAAACAACAACAGGTGTTTGTTTTCAAATCGtctatgtaaaattaaattgttttattttttttagtcgtTTAATTGCATTCTTGAATCTCCTTACACTAAAACTAAGCTAATGGtttcatacaataaataataattattctattttattagaACACTTTCActagttttaaaatttcaactgGTTTCTTAAACTTAGAATTTCTCTGTTTAAATTCTCGTTTAGTTCAtactttaaattgtattttgacAAATCAAAATTAGTTCAAAATTTTACTTTCATTTAAAACGAAATCAATTTCATGAATTGATATTGAAATACTTTCCAAATTGTTAGCAGGTTTCTAAACTTTGATTCCTGAAGATTGCTTTTTAATTTCTGTTTCAGTttcgatttttctttttgtattttgacaaattcaaaatatttttttacaaactgtatttatatatagtttgtTATTTTCTTCAATTATTACACAACAGTCTGTCTTCTATAACAGGACTTGTGCCAACATCTAACTGACTTTCATCATAAATAACTGGATGATCTGATAATTCTATTTTTGTATCCTTTGCTCTATTACTACGACCTATGTTTAGCGTTGTTGGTCTAACTCCATGGCCGTTACTTGTATTGGCATTTAAACTTAAACCGGTGTCATTTGTATAGTctctattttctattatttgcaTTTCAATTTCATCGTTCATTGTTAAAACTTCTGTATCAGATGTGGGAAGTTCCAGAATTGCTTGTGAAGTTGTTGGTCTGTTATTGACAATTGTTATCGGactattgttgttgttgttattaacAGCAACATTGTGGTCTATTCCTGGTGTTTGTGTATTATTTACTTCATTTATGCTATACTCTGGTGGATTTTCATACACAATTTCATAGCATGTGCAAGTTCTACAATGCGCATTGTAACCAGGTCTAAATCTCAAGTCTCCATTTTGATTTATACAATTGTTGGGATATTGTTGTGTATTTGATTGTGATATACCATTATCTGTAGCTAGTCTTGATTTTCCTGTAATTTTCTTATATTGACTGTGCATTGCTAAGACGTTATATCCTTCGGACactgaaattaaattagaaaatctatacatattataattaacaaagtCTTTCTTGTGGTGGTTTGTTGGTATAATCGGGATAAACTCACTACCCAACAGATTTTTACCTATAATTCCTGAAGTATAAGTATAACCTTATTTatgaaatttacaataatttttgttGAGTTGGTGCTTatggtttatattattttgtttctgtAAAAATCACTATCAGCACTATCGGCTTATCgtttaattaatgataatgacgtgGAACGACGGCTTATCGTTCTCTCCGAGTCACAGAGTATATCACCAGCTTTACAATTCCGGGTTATTACTAAACCCAAGAAGTCTTGGAACGATGCCTCATTAGCGCGATGTGTAAGTTTACGTCCATATACATAacaaacatgtaattttaaaactacccgcatttttttagcaattatttatttagatattttgtctgtaaaatttaagtctaattagtacACACGTGaaccttagtgagttaattgtatttctcatataagcgaatttaatgtaattcttttgagaaaaataaagatattaaaccagaACCAGATATactgtaactagcggacgctcgcgtgTAATTCAGTGTTTCAaagtcccgcgggaaccatagatttttccgagatgaaaagtagtctatgtgttaatccagagtaaaatctatttccattcaaaatttcagccaaattgcttcagtagccgcaaataaaggaggaacaaacatacttacacacacgcaaactttcgcctatataatattagtgtaatgcTACATTAAAAAGTTGCGTCGTCGGCGCGTCGATTCAACGGAGCTCCGTTGCTACGACGAAGAATGTTTCAtttgttttgaattatttttgagATTGACTTGGTGCGTGCACCTCTTGTTGTCTAGTTGTCATCTTGCATTGCGACGTCGTAGGTCATCGCAAAGCATTGATCCTTTGCGacgcactaatgaggcatctcCCTTATGTGGATAAGTAACTATTCTCTATAGTagaataactttatattttttaacaaataccaCAGTCACATAATAGTACaaacaaatacttacaaatacatataaataatacgaTTTTTACTTCCAAGTCAAGAACGCAAGATCCAGCTACAGATATAATGAGGTCTAGAATCAAACCTGGGATGCTAATATACACCAGTATCTTTATTATCTTCGTGTGTTTCTGAAATTATGAAATGAACAACATTAgtcataatcttttttttattcttagacttgcgcttgactacaatcatgcctgttggaaagcaatgatgaggtctaggttggagcgcgtttgcctagaaaattattatttccaaTATTTCGTAGGGTTGGGTATTCTCTTCTATAACTAGATCTCCAAgacattaaatatatatacccAAGTCAGTTAAAGACCTGCCAACGCATAAGTTTAAaccacagaatatagaaaacttAGCTGACACTTCTAATATCTACTTTTATATCTAAGTAGCTCAGGATCATTtatacaattgattactatcatgttaattttcaagaatatttgtatatcagctcgagaccgttttgtttggaagtccacgcaAGAAGTTGGaagtccagcagtagacgtccattggttgttaatgatgatgatgatgatgatgatgatgatgatgatgatgatgatgatgatgatgatgatgatgatgatgatgatgatgaagttaattttctgtgagtagcttcatcttgatgagacgctcaacttttttatatacgaaaattcttgattctggtagctaactgggttacctggtaattaaaaaattctgagcgtaagaacgagataatgtaccacgcaatttgcaGAACATCGTTGCTGTTAAGTTGtactaactattaattaagcaacagtaaaaaaacagctggttagtaacaacttttaataacctcgttattaatactagttgggaggaggggagtTTACCAACTAATGGTTAAACAATGAGTTAAAACACATATATCACACTGCTGATTTTTCTACAAGCGTAACTTTTACATGTAGAATACATTTGCTTAACTGTcgttcgtctccatcaccagacccttacaGTCAcgaaccatctaggtggaaagttctcatcgttacaaatcaatcaagcccaaacaaaaggtaactgctgtaaatcgttgacgagttccatcgtctatGTTTcggttccatcatcagaccaacttcagaccttcataaaattgtagtggtttaaaataccttatgaaaacactgtgccgtgatagcccagtggatatgacctctgcctccgatttcggagggtgcaggttcgaatccggtccggggcatgcacctccaacttttcagttgtgtgcattttatgaaattaaatatcacgtgtctcaatcggtgaaggaaaacatcgtgaggaaacctgcacaccaaagaattatcttaattcactaagtgtgtgaagtctgccaatccgcattgggccagcgtggtggactattggcctaacccctctcattctgagaggagactcgagctcagcagtgagccgaatatgggttgatgacgacgatggaaacactaacaatcGCACTAGCCGtttctacgattttcgaaagttcccctcaatttctccaggatgccatcatcagatcctgacatgaaaaaatgggaccaccctggaatcaaacccttcaaaacgaaaaaagaattttggaaatcggtccataactcctcctttttggaagtctggTAACAAATAACACAAAGTGGGCTTGTCCGGTATTTTACTTACCCTATAGACAGCGTATATTGTCCAAAGAACAATCAGTATGTACACAGCTTTGTAGCTTATccataaaatatagtatacaaCTAATGCGTTGTATATGCGGTAAATGGTTTGCAAATTAGTTTGGGTGTCCCAGATCTCTTCGATAACCGACATGTCATTGTTGTACACCTGCTGACGTATGTGCAGAAGAAAATCGAGGATCCACGCGTTTATTCCTATTATTACAATGGTCACTGCCtgaaaatataatctttttttattattactataaaaaataaaataaataaataaatatagttactatggaagccgtgatagcatagtggatatgacctctgcctccgattcctgacggtgtgggttcgaatccggtccggggcatgcacctccaacttttcagttgtgtgcattttaagaaaattaatatcacgtgtttcaaacggtgaaggaaaacatcgtgaggaaacctacataccagagaattttcttaattctctgcgtgtgtgaagtctgccaatccggattgggccagcgtggtgaactattggcctaacccctctcattctgagaggagactcgatctcagcagtgagcaaaatatgggttgataatgaattattACTATAGATTAGGAGCGGAAATACTGACACAGCAAGTATATAGGGATTCGTGTAAAGAGTGATATTATGGATCATTCGCTCTGTCAAATTGCTCTAGGTTATATGggtcaaaaaaaatttttagtaatgtatttactactaaaaattagtttcgcggcaacccttcgaaagaCATTGATAAAGACCAAATTTTAAGGATCTCTCACGAAGCGTTGTCACGAAGCTAACGGCCTGATGACTGGAGATATGATTCCTTAAGATGATTCCCATATTCCGTAGATGCATGTGTTCAAAGAAGCCAAGCTTTTTCCGCATTATGGTGGACAAGCTGATATTGgcaaaaaattaagttttccgTAAATCGTGTCCATttctaatttcagccaaatccactgcgtgaaacagtaacaaatattcataccaATCTTAACAAACATCATATCCAACAGCTCTTCACAAATCTCGGTGGAATCATTgatttttgcgggataaaaagGGGCCTTTGTGTAAATCCAGGCgatattaaaatttcaactcCTAAATgcagcaaattaaaaaaaatgtagtcgTAACGTGGAAAAGTAACAATCGCAACTCTCGCAAAAATCATGGATTGATTTCGGGATAAAAGAACTAATACAGGGTATTAGGTATGAGTTTCTTATTGATATGATACATGATATTGTGCTTTTCTTGCTTCTAAGAAGTTTTCaagtaaaattctcagcccggagtcaggaaattggtggtgttgATGAGTTTATTAGAccaatattcatcatcatctcttttatatgtcaatcttttccattcgtctctattactcggcaactcatcatccactctctttacacacacactttcacgtactccagccatctcttctttggccttcctctcctcttatgtccttccactagcacattcaacatttttctagtaatttGGCTTTCCTCCCTAAGCAATACACACCTATACCAagctactcctcaatttttctgtcactggcgccactttcagacttcctctaatatactcattccttattttatccattCTTATCACACCACatatccatctcaacatacgcatttcgttcacatgcattcacTATCCGCCCCTTTTACCGCCTAACATTCTgacatacagcacgacaggtcttacaaccaatttgtatattatataacccttaagtctaagaggcattcgggtcacatagtacacctgagactTGTCGCCATTTCACGCATCCCGCATTCAGTCTTGGTCGTTACCATCATTTGGAAAAAGCGTCCCGTTTTGGAACAGTATTATGGACTACAATACAAGGAATGATAAGTTGTTGTGACATCTTACAATAATAACCACGGATCGTATGTATATCCCAGTGGAGAGCGTACAGCACCCGCAATACAGACTGAGCTCCGGCCAATGGCAGTTTTTCATCctgataacaaattaaaatcaaaattataaaaacaagaaaaaatacaGGTAAAACTACCCTAAAAGGGTGTTAAGATTCAGCCAATAGAAAGCAAACCCTGGTTGAGTAAGCGATGATTTAAAATGGCTCGCTTTGGGCGAACTTCTCCTTTACTCTTGAGAAAGTATACTTatagaacttaagctaacttatcctaataactatacaaattatgCCCACGAGGAATGGTGGAAAGTAGTATACTTTCCACCATTCCTCGTGGGCATAATTGTGGGCACAAAGAATCAGCCtggaaaatgcagccagtattggCTGCATTTTCCAGGCTGATTCTTTGTGCAAAATATagccttctgtcaccagtcgaggcaactagctgcGGTGAAATGACTCGGAAAAAAAATTTGGCGCTGCGACTCCATAGCCCAACCCCAAGGTGTCTCcccggcaaaaggaacaaatatgtaattcTCAGCCAGAGAAGCACACTTGTTACACTTGCTGGTTTCAGCTTATtatgctgcggctcccggtcttgattctatCTTTACtcttcaaattattttattagtactGATTTTTGATAAGTCTACAAAATCCCCGTTTTCTTATCCGTGGGAAtacgtgaataaaatatatcctatgagACGCATGAAAGACGATATCTTTCTGTGGTAAAGAAATTCCGAAATCCGTTTAATAGAAATTTTGAAATCTCACAAACATGACtgtttatgatattagtttatatttcaACAATATTTTGTAGACAGATTATCTTTGGCTGGACATCGTGTTAACTATGACGTCACGAGGATTAGTTAGCGATAtccgaaattaaataaataatttggaaTGAATCGCCACGCGTCTGTAGAAAAACTCagcattttaaaaactaaactcTAAGTACTGTTCGTtcgttatcgacccatattcgtctcactgctgagctcgagtctccacgctggcccaatgcggatttgcagacttcacacacgcagagaattaagataattctctggttgcaggtttcctcacgatgttttccttcaacgtttgagacacgtgatatttaaattcttaaaatgcacacaactgaatagttggaggtgcatgccacggaccggattcgaacccgcaccctctggaatcggagtaCTCTTACAGTGTACTCTGGTAAAGTATAATAGGTGAGGTAAAAAGGCGCTTGGTAAAATGTTTCCATCAAAAGCCATCTACCCATCTTCGTGGCAACTTCTTTAATCACATAGTACGATGATTGACGAGGATTTGTGCCCTTCTTTGGTGTAATTTTACCATTGTGGTATCTTAGATGGTAAGGAAAACGGAAGCttgaagggcattccataactgcAGTATGAATCAGGAATGGGAAGAAAGTGATCGTAGACtggcagacgcccgcgactgcgtcctcacttagacctctttaatccggccctttcttaaaatccgttcttagcggacatcttCTAACTAGAacttatattgtacctacggtacGTTACTAACTAAAAGCCCTCTTTCGCACAATAGTTTTTTAAACGGTCgttaaaaaaaacgttcaaatacaacctAAGCATTcctaagtatatgttcacacgacagcatttttaaaatacgtGTTAATGCGCAACACAGAACACAGTAACGTCAATGTCATCTGTCTATCATATAAGTGTCATATAAGTGCAAGTCAATTCAACgtcaactgtcaactgtcattcACTATGTATCTGTAATTAATTTTCACTAACTGGAA
This sequence is a window from Bicyclus anynana chromosome 16, ilBicAnyn1.1, whole genome shotgun sequence. Protein-coding genes within it:
- the LOC112055532 gene encoding uncharacterized protein LOC112055532 isoform X2 — its product is MKNCHWPELSLYCGCCTLSTGIYIRSVVIIAVTIVIIGINAWILDFLLHIRQQVYNNDMSVIEEIWDTQTNLQTIYRIYNALVVYYILWISYKAVYILIVLWTIYAVYRKHTKIIKILVYISIPGLILDLIISVAGSCVLDLEVKIVLFICILSEGYNVLAMHSQYKKITGKSRLATDNGISQSNTQQYPNNCINQNGDLRFRPGYNAHCRTCTCYEIVYENPPEYSINEVNNTQTPGIDHNVAVNNNNNNSPITIVNNRPTTSQAILELPTSDTEVLTMNDEIEMQIIENRDYTNDTGLSLNANTSNGHGVRPTTLNIGRSNRAKDTKIELSDHPVIYDESQLDVGTSPVIEDRLLCNN
- the LOC112055532 gene encoding uncharacterized protein LOC112055532 isoform X1 → MKWTPGELYRKLKDRFKGRMKNCHWPELSLYCGCCTLSTGIYIRSVVIIAVTIVIIGINAWILDFLLHIRQQVYNNDMSVIEEIWDTQTNLQTIYRIYNALVVYYILWISYKAVYILIVLWTIYAVYRKHTKIIKILVYISIPGLILDLIISVAGSCVLDLEVKIVLFICILSEGYNVLAMHSQYKKITGKSRLATDNGISQSNTQQYPNNCINQNGDLRFRPGYNAHCRTCTCYEIVYENPPEYSINEVNNTQTPGIDHNVAVNNNNNNSPITIVNNRPTTSQAILELPTSDTEVLTMNDEIEMQIIENRDYTNDTGLSLNANTSNGHGVRPTTLNIGRSNRAKDTKIELSDHPVIYDESQLDVGTSPVIEDRLLCNN